The following proteins are encoded in a genomic region of Paenibacillus sp. FSL R7-0273:
- the uidA gene encoding beta-glucuronidase, giving the protein MLYPIMTETRSLIELSGIWNFKLDHGSGFEEKWYEAGVKDAIPMAVPSAYNDLGVSPEIRNHVGDVWYEREITLPRNVSNERLVLRFGSATHKARVYLNGQLVMEHSGGFLPFEAVVNDYIQTGTNRLTVAVNNIVDYTTLPVGLYTETVGPDGNKKLKNQPNFDFFNFAGLQRPVKIYSTPHTFIQDVTVVTDYEGDKGIVRYSVEVSGETDVRVTVLDEEGNAVSGGQGASGKLDIPQVKLWQPLKAYLYTLKIELLQDARVVDVYDQPFGVRTVEVKDGQFLINGKPFYFKGYGKHEDTPFHGRGLDEAANVMDFNLMKWTGANSFRTAHYPYAEEVMRLADREGFVVIDETPAVGLDLNFLVMLSGGGKKDTWKEVQTFEHHQQVISELINRDKNHPCVVMWNVANEPASYEEGAYEYFKPLIEQMREEDPQHRPVTLVTHIEASPENDKISELIDVLAFNRYYGWYVDGGDLESAKDKLRLELGGWTRRCPGKPMMFTEYGTDTVAGLHDVEPIMFTEEYQVEFYRANHQVFDEFADFVGEQVWNFADFATSQGIIRVQGNKKGVFTRERKPKAAAHELRRRWTAIPDFGYKPK; this is encoded by the coding sequence GTGCTTTATCCGATTATGACGGAAACCCGCAGTTTAATTGAGCTTAGCGGCATCTGGAATTTCAAACTGGACCACGGTTCAGGCTTTGAGGAAAAATGGTACGAAGCAGGAGTGAAGGACGCCATTCCCATGGCGGTTCCTTCAGCCTACAATGATCTTGGCGTCAGCCCGGAGATCCGCAATCATGTCGGCGATGTCTGGTACGAAAGAGAAATCACGCTTCCGCGAAACGTGAGTAACGAGCGGCTTGTGCTCCGGTTCGGATCGGCCACACATAAAGCGAGGGTCTATCTGAACGGTCAGCTGGTAATGGAGCATTCCGGCGGCTTCCTGCCTTTTGAGGCTGTGGTGAATGATTATATTCAGACGGGAACGAACCGCCTGACGGTGGCCGTTAACAATATCGTGGATTACACCACTCTGCCTGTAGGTCTGTATACGGAGACTGTGGGGCCTGACGGGAACAAAAAGCTGAAGAATCAGCCAAACTTCGATTTCTTTAACTTTGCGGGCCTGCAGCGGCCGGTGAAAATCTACTCTACTCCGCATACCTTCATTCAGGATGTTACGGTTGTAACGGATTATGAGGGAGATAAAGGAATTGTTCGATACAGCGTTGAGGTTAGCGGGGAAACGGACGTCCGGGTAACAGTGCTGGATGAGGAGGGGAATGCAGTCTCGGGCGGGCAAGGTGCCTCAGGGAAGCTGGACATTCCGCAGGTTAAGCTCTGGCAGCCTTTAAAGGCCTATTTGTATACTTTGAAAATAGAGCTTCTGCAGGACGCCCGGGTAGTAGATGTCTATGATCAGCCGTTTGGCGTACGGACGGTAGAGGTAAAGGACGGCCAATTCCTGATTAACGGCAAGCCGTTTTACTTCAAAGGCTACGGCAAACATGAGGACACCCCGTTTCATGGCCGGGGGCTGGATGAAGCGGCGAATGTCATGGACTTCAACCTGATGAAATGGACCGGAGCCAACTCCTTCCGGACCGCGCATTACCCGTATGCTGAGGAAGTGATGCGTCTTGCCGACCGTGAGGGCTTTGTCGTTATTGATGAAACTCCGGCAGTCGGACTGGATCTGAACTTTCTGGTTATGCTGTCGGGCGGCGGCAAAAAGGACACATGGAAAGAGGTGCAGACCTTCGAACACCACCAGCAGGTTATCTCGGAGCTGATTAACCGGGACAAAAACCATCCGTGCGTGGTGATGTGGAACGTGGCCAATGAGCCCGCTTCTTACGAGGAGGGAGCGTATGAATACTTCAAACCGCTGATTGAGCAGATGCGCGAGGAAGATCCGCAGCACCGTCCGGTTACGCTGGTAACACATATTGAGGCCTCACCTGAAAACGATAAAATCTCCGAGCTGATCGATGTGCTGGCCTTCAACCGTTACTACGGCTGGTATGTGGACGGGGGTGATCTGGAATCTGCCAAGGACAAGCTGCGGCTGGAGCTTGGAGGCTGGACCCGGCGCTGCCCCGGCAAGCCGATGATGTTCACCGAATACGGCACCGATACCGTGGCCGGACTGCATGATGTGGAGCCAATCATGTTCACTGAGGAATATCAGGTGGAGTTCTACAGGGCGAATCACCAGGTGTTTGATGAGTTCGCTGATTTTGTGGGCGAGCAGGTCTGGAACTTTGCCGACTTCGCTACCAGCCAGGGCATTATCCGGGTGCAGGGCAATAAGAAGGGCGTGTTCACCCGGGAGCGCAAGCCGAAAGCCGCGGCGCACGAGCTGCGCCGGAGATGGACGGCGATCCCGGATTTCGGGTATAAGCCGAAATAG
- a CDS encoding ABC transporter substrate-binding protein — translation MFKAKAKWLITVPVLSLLVTGCGGAGKEENSTANSGENADVVTIKLSNWYTKEMDKWNVVIEEFEKQHPDIKVEFASAEDNNSNEYYKKLDLAVAGGDDLDIIMFSNMNYLSQRAELGMVEPIDAYLEKDGISFADEYTADTRIGGKVYGLPGKSSQGMVFINENHLKEAGLELPKNWTWDEYMEYAKALTKAENGKTRYGTYFHSWIQYGYLVQNFTQSVNANLTTDDGLKANIDNPYIRKSLELRLQGEQEGSATPYAEVVSQKLNYRPQYFNQDTSMLISGSFLVPEAGGTDTIPASFKTVFAPVPTMNADDPISANVSGDVLSIYSKSKHKDEAYTFIRWFTTEGIVLQGKNIPSWKKADMNEVVDNIIAGSKNPEMIDKASLMYVLENTATPSAAVAVPYHAELEKILLEEFDKMMLADQDMETTIQNAQTRIQKIIDSKS, via the coding sequence ATGTTCAAAGCTAAAGCAAAATGGTTGATCACCGTACCGGTGCTGTCCTTGCTGGTTACCGGATGCGGAGGGGCAGGCAAAGAGGAGAATAGTACTGCTAACAGCGGAGAAAATGCGGATGTAGTCACGATTAAGCTAAGTAACTGGTATACCAAAGAGATGGACAAATGGAATGTTGTCATTGAAGAATTTGAGAAGCAGCATCCGGATATTAAAGTGGAATTTGCTTCCGCTGAGGATAACAACTCCAATGAATATTACAAAAAGCTCGATCTGGCCGTCGCCGGTGGTGATGATCTGGACATTATCATGTTCAGTAACATGAACTATCTCTCCCAGCGGGCGGAGCTTGGCATGGTTGAGCCGATCGATGCTTATCTGGAGAAGGACGGCATCAGCTTCGCGGATGAATATACGGCAGATACCCGGATCGGCGGCAAGGTATACGGGCTTCCCGGCAAGTCGTCCCAGGGGATGGTCTTTATCAATGAGAATCATCTGAAGGAAGCCGGGCTGGAGCTACCAAAGAACTGGACCTGGGATGAGTATATGGAATATGCCAAGGCCTTGACCAAAGCAGAGAACGGCAAAACCCGTTACGGTACTTACTTCCACAGCTGGATTCAATACGGCTACCTTGTGCAGAACTTTACCCAGTCCGTGAACGCCAATTTGACCACTGATGACGGACTGAAGGCGAATATAGACAATCCTTATATACGCAAGTCGCTGGAGCTGCGTCTGCAGGGTGAGCAGGAGGGCTCGGCAACCCCGTATGCTGAGGTGGTCAGCCAGAAGCTGAACTACCGTCCGCAATATTTCAATCAGGATACAAGCATGCTGATTTCAGGCTCCTTCCTTGTTCCCGAAGCAGGCGGTACAGACACGATTCCGGCCAGCTTCAAGACCGTATTTGCTCCTGTTCCGACCATGAATGCGGATGATCCGATTTCGGCGAACGTCAGCGGTGACGTACTGTCCATCTACAGCAAATCCAAGCATAAAGATGAGGCGTATACCTTTATCCGCTGGTTTACTACCGAAGGGATTGTGCTTCAGGGCAAGAATATCCCCTCCTGGAAAAAGGCAGATATGAATGAGGTTGTCGATAACATTATCGCTGGCAGCAAAAATCCGGAGATGATCGATAAAGCATCGCTGATGTACGTGCTGGAAAATACCGCAACCCCAAGCGCTGCCGTAGCTGTACCTTATCATGCAGAGCTCGAGAAGATCCTGCTTGAAGAATTCGATAAAATGATGCTGGCAGACCAGGACATGGAGACGACTATTCAGAATGCCCAGACCAGGATTCAGAAGATTATTGATTCCAAGTCCTGA
- a CDS encoding carbohydrate ABC transporter permease: MHSIKLNRVLVTVGMGAAGILFVMPFLWMLSASFKPELDVMKYPIQWIPEKWNAAENYRQVWAGVVPFGLYYWNSIKVTLMSTALSLLISAMAAYGFSKVKFKGRDAMFLLVLATYMIPTQAILVPQFIMFRWLGLFDSHFGLVLLAASGVLGTFLLRQFFLGIHDEIIESARIDAAGHWTIFSRIALPLVQPALATYMILRFIWTWNDYQNPLIFLRSDSLFTLQLGIRRFADFSGEFYSLMMAGAVSAIVPLLIIFIIGQKQVIEGVAMGGVKG; encoded by the coding sequence ATGCATTCTATCAAGTTAAACCGCGTTCTTGTAACAGTCGGTATGGGGGCTGCCGGCATTCTCTTTGTGATGCCCTTCCTATGGATGCTGTCCGCGTCCTTCAAGCCAGAGCTGGATGTCATGAAATATCCGATCCAGTGGATTCCGGAGAAATGGAATGCGGCGGAGAACTACAGGCAGGTGTGGGCGGGCGTTGTGCCGTTTGGCCTTTATTACTGGAACAGCATCAAGGTAACACTAATGTCAACGGCCTTGTCGCTGCTTATTTCCGCCATGGCCGCCTATGGCTTCTCTAAAGTGAAGTTTAAAGGCCGTGATGCGATGTTTCTGCTGGTGCTCGCCACCTACATGATTCCGACACAGGCGATTCTTGTTCCGCAGTTTATTATGTTCCGCTGGCTCGGACTGTTTGACAGTCATTTCGGACTGGTGCTGCTTGCCGCATCCGGTGTGCTCGGAACGTTCCTGCTCAGACAGTTTTTCTTAGGCATTCATGATGAGATTATTGAATCGGCCCGCATTGACGCAGCCGGCCACTGGACCATCTTCAGCCGGATTGCCCTGCCGCTTGTGCAGCCCGCGCTGGCCACATATATGATTCTGCGGTTTATCTGGACGTGGAATGATTACCAGAATCCGCTGATTTTTCTCCGTTCTGATTCACTGTTCACCTTGCAACTGGGAATCCGCAGATTTGCTGATTTCAGCGGTGAGTTCTATTCCTTGATGATGGCAGGCGCGGTGTCCGCTATTGTGCCTCTGCTGATCATTTTCATTATAGGGCAGAAGCAGGTCATCGAGGGTGTCGCTATGGGCGGCGTTAAGGGCTAG
- a CDS encoding carbohydrate ABC transporter permease, with translation MEYIPEKGAPKQSVKLTARGVRKQSFYDNIAGYLFIAPMLVLTVTLVIIPILLSGVISFSDWNFVTGLEGFQPVGLDNYTRLFQDEAFHRSLMNNLIMIAVVPVAIFLALVLAVLINKATYFKSLFKVIYFMPFISSFVAIALLWRVLYHPTNGPINGFLRSIGVENPPLWLADPKFALISVMIIMVWTSLGFNMVIYMAGLQNISKDLYEAADVDGASPLRQFFRITLPLLSPTSFFLLITGIVGSFKVFDLIMVLTGGGPAGSTSVIVYYLYEVAFVNLESGYASAMGIVLLILILLVTLVQWLGQKKWVNY, from the coding sequence ATGGAGTACATTCCCGAAAAAGGAGCACCTAAGCAGTCCGTGAAGCTGACAGCACGCGGCGTGCGAAAGCAGTCCTTTTACGACAATATTGCGGGCTACCTGTTTATTGCGCCGATGCTCGTGCTGACGGTAACGCTGGTCATTATTCCAATTCTGTTATCCGGCGTGATCAGCTTTTCGGACTGGAATTTTGTAACCGGGCTTGAGGGCTTTCAGCCGGTCGGGCTTGATAATTACACACGGCTGTTCCAGGATGAGGCGTTTCACCGCTCGCTGATGAACAATCTGATCATGATTGCCGTAGTGCCGGTAGCGATATTTTTGGCATTGGTGCTGGCCGTGCTGATTAATAAAGCCACTTATTTCAAATCATTGTTCAAGGTTATTTATTTCATGCCGTTTATTTCTAGTTTCGTGGCGATTGCGCTATTATGGAGAGTGCTGTATCACCCGACTAACGGGCCGATCAACGGCTTCCTCCGGTCCATAGGAGTGGAGAACCCGCCGTTGTGGCTGGCTGATCCAAAGTTTGCCCTGATTTCGGTCATGATTATTATGGTCTGGACTTCACTGGGCTTCAACATGGTCATATACATGGCCGGGCTGCAAAATATCTCTAAGGATCTGTATGAGGCAGCCGATGTGGACGGTGCATCTCCGCTAAGGCAATTTTTCCGCATCACGCTGCCGCTGCTGTCACCGACCTCCTTTTTCCTGCTGATTACGGGAATTGTCGGTTCCTTTAAGGTATTTGATCTAATTATGGTGCTGACGGGCGGCGGACCGGCCGGCTCGACCTCCGTTATTGTCTACTATCTGTACGAGGTTGCCTTTGTCAACCTGGAGTCGGGGTATGCGTCGGCAATGGGCATTGTGCTGCTGATTCTTATCCTGCTGGTGACGCTTGTTCAGTGGCTTGGACAAAAGAAATGGGTCAATTACTAG
- a CDS encoding cache domain-containing sensor histidine kinase translates to MKKKQRQHQLSFRQKLILTSIACLVIPTIGMLYITNSYSKLIIREHSLEKSTQSLMIVQSQINAVFEEMVSVSNFVHFDPEIKNLLEDAKTNPVSARTLTSRLEQVAGETADLRITLLDRDGNAYSDYSFYDFDPRDFTREGWFTRLEQLSPYDTLFMGAEANYLTSQPDKPYVFMTARALREGTDTGPYAYLIVSRSEASIREHFGSLEEDVYLLNGAHHILSNRNEALIGSSFNTVIPVDEPVYPDIVEFNHENQLLLSLPLKYADWSLVSVAPYEQLTERLNGINRTGLLLQAIFAISFLFALTYLLRRFTKPVLILGKVARRVEAGDLMVRSKIRGRDEIGSLGHSFDEMLDRIQLMLKQVELEQQLKRQAEIAMLQAQINPHFLFNVLSSIRLRLLMKQDEENAFIVGSLSSLLRASFSSQEEFVSISHELESAKQYMELMRFTMRYPTESVVNADVDLLLELVPRFILQPVIENAYKHGFARGGGRILISIEKINTVLRIRVEDNGTGMEEDTLNILLLHIKQQDAALENLKTAESADDKIPSHGIGLVNVYQRLKLIYGDSFTMNIESINGCRTTVELILPYRETGGH, encoded by the coding sequence ATGAAGAAGAAACAAAGACAGCACCAGTTATCCTTCCGGCAAAAGCTTATTCTGACCTCTATCGCATGTCTGGTTATACCAACGATAGGGATGCTTTATATTACGAATAGTTATTCCAAGCTTATTATCCGGGAGCATTCTCTGGAAAAATCCACCCAGTCCCTGATGATTGTGCAGTCGCAGATTAATGCGGTCTTTGAAGAGATGGTCTCCGTCTCCAACTTTGTCCATTTTGATCCTGAAATTAAAAACCTGCTGGAGGATGCCAAAACCAACCCGGTCTCGGCCAGAACCTTAACGAGCCGGCTGGAGCAGGTGGCCGGTGAAACCGCCGATCTACGGATTACGCTGCTGGACAGAGACGGCAATGCATATTCCGATTATTCCTTTTATGATTTTGATCCGCGTGATTTCACCAGGGAAGGCTGGTTTACCAGGCTGGAGCAGCTCTCACCGTATGACACTTTATTTATGGGGGCGGAAGCCAATTACCTGACCTCCCAGCCGGACAAGCCATATGTATTTATGACCGCACGGGCTCTAAGAGAAGGAACCGATACCGGCCCCTATGCTTATCTTATTGTCAGCCGGAGTGAAGCTTCCATCCGGGAGCACTTCGGTTCTCTTGAGGAGGATGTCTATCTGCTGAATGGAGCCCATCATATTCTATCGAACCGCAACGAGGCTCTGATCGGATCAAGCTTCAATACGGTAATCCCTGTTGACGAGCCCGTCTATCCTGATATTGTGGAGTTCAATCACGAGAACCAGCTCCTCCTCTCCCTGCCGCTGAAATATGCGGATTGGAGTCTGGTCAGCGTAGCCCCATATGAGCAGCTGACGGAGCGGCTGAACGGAATTAACCGGACAGGCTTGCTGCTGCAGGCCATTTTTGCCATCAGCTTCCTGTTTGCCCTGACCTATCTGCTGCGCAGATTCACCAAGCCCGTGCTTATTCTCGGAAAAGTAGCCCGCAGAGTAGAGGCCGGTGATCTGATGGTACGCTCCAAAATCCGGGGAAGGGATGAAATCGGCAGCCTGGGCCACTCCTTTGACGAAATGCTTGACCGGATTCAGCTCATGCTCAAGCAGGTGGAGCTGGAGCAGCAGCTAAAACGCCAGGCGGAAATCGCCATGCTGCAGGCCCAGATTAATCCGCATTTTCTGTTTAACGTGCTAAGCTCGATCCGGCTGCGGCTGCTCATGAAGCAGGATGAAGAGAACGCTTTTATTGTAGGCTCCTTATCCTCGCTGCTGAGAGCCAGCTTTTCCAGCCAGGAGGAATTCGTGTCCATCTCCCATGAGCTTGAATCTGCCAAGCAGTATATGGAGCTGATGCGGTTCACCATGCGGTACCCGACCGAATCCGTGGTGAACGCGGATGTAGACTTACTGCTGGAGCTTGTGCCGCGGTTCATCCTGCAGCCTGTCATCGAGAACGCTTATAAACACGGCTTCGCCAGGGGCGGAGGCAGAATCCTTATTTCGATTGAGAAAATAAATACGGTGCTCCGCATCAGGGTTGAGGATAACGGAACGGGGATGGAGGAGGACACGCTGAATATCCTGCTTCTCCATATCAAACAGCAGGACGCAGCGCTTGAAAATCTGAAAACAGCAGAATCAGCGGATGATAAGATCCCCTCGCACGGCATCGGGCTGGTCAATGTCTATCAGCGGCTGAAGCTGATCTACGGGGACAGCTTTACAATGAATATTGAGAGTATTAACGGCTGCCGGACCACCGTCGAGCTGATTCTGCCTTACAGAGAGACAGGAGGACATTAA
- a CDS encoding response regulator transcription factor has protein sequence MRYKVVLADDHFPVLEYLSGGIPWETLGLELSAACSDGKQAWEACQLHQPDILLTDIGMPGMDGLELIRKTRELNPQLQSVILSCHGEFEYAQKAVKLNVAEYILKESMEIRQVISVLAEAVSRLEVKQLSRNHYLKLEQLVTQNHSAIRTRYIRMLLEQPVGDEAGWFKQAEAMGIPLQKDVPYLPVLAMPERSYELERRFGGIVNMQFVIDNVLAEILEIDGLLQFALTERQFILFIPLPRTLIRNLHEEFRSRMLQVQKRMKPHRMGISFFYGEASPSLIELKKQILALLDAQALRFYSAEGAIMKLEPVRMTGEDLFMHYSQTLQQLRDCIQHEDHARISSAVDHIREHIGDNKYPVEAVKSWLLKMVMELELKYIVMQNFTNNFNSEMLQRSVREFETLDRLMEWLEGFLNEKILMLSSIWKQNIRKEVAEAKRYVMNHISEKIGMEEMAIRLGLNPTHFSRLFKLDTGLTFIEFVTRSKMERARELLNQSNLSIVEIAEQLGYDNTSYFIKLFRNFSGMTPAEFRKSI, from the coding sequence ATGAGATACAAAGTGGTGTTAGCCGATGATCATTTTCCTGTACTGGAATATTTGAGCGGGGGCATCCCCTGGGAAACGCTGGGGCTTGAATTGTCTGCCGCATGCTCAGACGGCAAGCAGGCCTGGGAGGCCTGCCAGCTGCACCAGCCGGATATTCTGCTTACCGATATCGGCATGCCGGGGATGGACGGGCTGGAGTTAATCCGTAAGACACGGGAGCTCAATCCGCAGCTGCAGTCGGTCATCCTGTCCTGCCACGGGGAATTTGAGTATGCGCAGAAGGCGGTCAAGCTCAATGTTGCCGAGTATATATTGAAGGAGAGTATGGAAATCCGGCAGGTCATTTCTGTACTGGCTGAGGCGGTCTCGCGTCTGGAGGTGAAGCAGCTCTCCCGTAACCATTACCTCAAGCTGGAGCAGCTGGTTACGCAGAATCACTCCGCTATCCGGACCCGGTACATCCGCATGCTGCTTGAGCAGCCGGTCGGGGATGAAGCCGGCTGGTTTAAGCAGGCTGAGGCGATGGGGATTCCGCTGCAAAAGGATGTACCGTACCTGCCGGTATTGGCGATGCCGGAACGCAGCTACGAGCTGGAGCGGCGCTTCGGCGGCATTGTGAACATGCAGTTCGTTATAGATAATGTGCTGGCGGAAATCCTGGAGATTGACGGATTGCTCCAGTTCGCGTTGACGGAACGGCAGTTCATCCTGTTCATTCCGTTACCGCGGACCCTGATCCGCAATCTGCATGAGGAATTCCGCAGCCGGATGCTGCAGGTCCAAAAAAGGATGAAGCCGCACCGCATGGGCATTTCATTCTTTTACGGTGAAGCCAGCCCGAGCCTGATCGAACTCAAAAAGCAAATTCTGGCGCTGCTGGATGCCCAGGCTCTGCGCTTCTACTCTGCCGAAGGAGCGATTATGAAGCTGGAACCCGTGAGGATGACAGGCGAGGATCTGTTCATGCACTACTCTCAAACACTGCAGCAGCTGAGAGACTGCATCCAGCATGAGGATCATGCCCGCATCAGTTCTGCAGTCGATCATATCAGGGAGCATATCGGAGATAACAAATACCCGGTAGAAGCCGTGAAGAGCTGGCTGCTTAAAATGGTGATGGAGCTGGAATTAAAATATATCGTGATGCAGAATTTCACCAACAATTTCAACAGCGAAATGCTCCAGCGCTCGGTCCGGGAATTTGAAACGCTTGACAGGCTGATGGAATGGCTGGAAGGCTTCCTGAATGAAAAAATCCTGATGCTAAGCTCCATCTGGAAGCAGAACATCAGGAAAGAGGTGGCTGAAGCGAAGCGATATGTCATGAATCATATCAGTGAGAAAATAGGTATGGAGGAGATGGCTATCCGGCTCGGGCTGAATCCCACCCATTTCAGCCGTTTATTCAAGCTGGATACCGGCCTTACCTTCATTGAGTTTGTGACCCGCTCAAAGATGGAGCGGGCACGGGAGCTGCTGAATCAGTCCAATCTCAGCATTGTCGAGATTGCGGAGCAGCTCGGCTACGACAACACCAGCTACTTCATCAAGCTCTTCCGCAACTTCTCCGGCATGACTCCTGCCGAGTTCAGGAAGTCAATTTGA
- a CDS encoding Crp/Fnr family transcriptional regulator — protein MPEHSCKNAAEPCTRKVPIFASLSGGELSRISAMIRHRKYAKGQALILEEQPTDTLFIIQQGQVKLSKMTPQGKEQILHVLSSGEFFGELNILSSEELSNFSAYALTETAICLLTRTDMEQLMAENPDITIKLLKTVAKRLAHTENLAQSLATKDPEIRIAHMILELGDKYGKPRSSGLAIKLPLSREELASYVGVTRETISRKFARFEDLGLIELVGNKQLIVKDRPSLERYTV, from the coding sequence ATGCCGGAACATTCCTGTAAGAACGCTGCGGAGCCGTGCACCCGCAAGGTGCCGATCTTCGCCTCGCTCAGCGGCGGCGAGCTCTCGCGGATCAGCGCGATGATCAGACACCGCAAATACGCCAAAGGCCAGGCGCTGATTCTGGAGGAGCAGCCGACAGACACGCTGTTTATTATCCAGCAGGGACAGGTGAAGCTGTCCAAAATGACACCGCAGGGCAAAGAGCAGATTCTGCATGTGCTGAGCAGCGGGGAATTTTTCGGCGAGCTGAATATCCTGAGCAGCGAGGAGCTGAGTAACTTCAGCGCCTACGCGCTGACTGAGACGGCCATCTGCCTGCTGACCCGGACAGATATGGAGCAGCTGATGGCGGAGAATCCGGACATTACGATCAAGCTGCTGAAGACCGTCGCCAAGCGGCTGGCCCATACCGAGAATCTGGCGCAGAGTCTGGCGACCAAGGACCCGGAAATCCGGATCGCCCATATGATTCTGGAGCTGGGCGACAAGTACGGCAAGCCGCGCAGCAGCGGCCTTGCGATCAAGCTGCCGCTCTCCCGCGAGGAGCTGGCGAGCTATGTGGGCGTCACCCGGGAAACGATCAGCCGCAAATTTGCCCGCTTCGAGGACCTGGGCCTGATTGAGCTGGTCGGCAACAAGCAGCTGATCGTAAAGGACCGGCCGTCACTGGAGAGGTACACAGTATAA
- the rd gene encoding rubredoxin — MTKYICKPCGYIYDPALGDPDEDVEPGTTFEDLPEDWVCPVCGEDTTHFEPVAQKKIVS, encoded by the coding sequence ATGACTAAATACATTTGCAAGCCATGCGGCTATATTTACGATCCGGCGCTCGGAGATCCCGATGAGGATGTAGAGCCGGGTACGACGTTTGAGGATTTGCCGGAGGATTGGGTCTGCCCGGTGTGCGGGGAAGACACCACGCATTTTGAACCGGTGGCACAGAAAAAGATCGTTTCCTAA
- a CDS encoding NAD(P)/FAD-dependent oxidoreductase, with translation MNKHYVIVGSGVAAVHAAKAIRDQDADSEITIFGEETHLPYNRIKLTKGLFSDLHSDKVLIKKEKWYRDNRITLHTASRIAAIHPEAREVETADGQRVTYHKLLLCMGARNRALAVGGAGLQNVHTIRDLGDADRLKAELTAGQRTVVIGGGVQGLETAWALHEAGYPVTIIEAAPRLMARQLDETSSERLCQILEQAGVEVKLHAGVTAINGDAAVSGVTLDDGTEVPCQHVVYSIGIVPNTELVRETGIHVRSGVLVNRHLETSAPHIYAAGDIAELDGLVEGLWGGAIEQGKVAGMNMAAADPADYRRPVPVTLFNAFGSSLFSIGNTDERQCDVSAAGEVNGVYTRIYVKDNRLAGALAWDGAAASLLYKSAVERGVSLEGLDVAGGSLEAVIAGIAALVE, from the coding sequence ATGAATAAACATTATGTTATTGTCGGCAGCGGTGTAGCGGCGGTTCATGCCGCGAAGGCGATCCGGGATCAGGATGCGGACTCGGAGATTACGATTTTTGGTGAGGAGACTCACCTGCCCTATAACCGGATTAAGCTGACCAAGGGCTTGTTCAGCGACCTGCACAGCGACAAGGTACTGATCAAGAAGGAGAAGTGGTACCGCGATAACCGGATCACATTGCACACTGCCAGCCGGATTGCTGCAATCCACCCGGAGGCGCGGGAGGTAGAGACGGCAGACGGACAGCGGGTAACGTACCATAAGCTGCTGCTCTGCATGGGTGCCCGGAACCGGGCGCTGGCTGTAGGCGGTGCCGGACTGCAGAACGTGCATACGATCCGGGATCTGGGCGATGCCGACCGGTTAAAGGCAGAGCTGACCGCCGGGCAGCGCACCGTTGTCATCGGCGGCGGGGTGCAGGGGCTGGAGACAGCCTGGGCGTTGCATGAGGCCGGTTATCCGGTGACGATTATTGAAGCAGCCCCGCGCCTGATGGCAAGGCAGCTGGATGAGACTTCATCGGAGCGGCTGTGCCAGATTCTGGAGCAGGCTGGTGTAGAGGTTAAGCTTCATGCCGGAGTCACTGCGATTAACGGAGATGCAGCAGTCTCCGGCGTAACGCTGGATGACGGAACAGAAGTTCCTTGTCAGCATGTGGTATATTCAATCGGCATCGTACCGAATACGGAGCTTGTGCGGGAGACCGGAATACATGTCCGGTCCGGTGTACTGGTGAACCGTCATCTGGAGACGAGTGCTCCCCATATTTATGCCGCCGGCGACATAGCCGAGCTGGATGGCCTGGTTGAGGGGCTATGGGGCGGAGCCATTGAGCAGGGCAAAGTAGCCGGGATGAATATGGCTGCGGCAGACCCGGCCGATTACCGCCGGCCGGTTCCGGTGACGCTGTTTAACGCTTTTGGCAGCTCGCTGTTCTCAATCGGGAACACGGATGAGCGGCAGTGTGACGTGTCAGCCGCCGGCGAAGTAAACGGCGTGTACACGCGGATTTACGTCAAGGACAACCGGCTGGCCGGGGCGCTTGCCTGGGACGGTGCGGCAGCATCGCTGCTGTATAAGTCAGCGGTGGAGCGGGGCGTGAGCCTGGAGGGGCTTGATGTGGCGGGCGGCAGTCTTGAGGCGGTTATTGCCGGGATTGCGGCGCTGGTGGAGTAG